One segment of Desulfuromonas sp. DNA contains the following:
- a CDS encoding mercury(II) reductase has translation MPDTYGVVILGSGTTAFAAARQVAANGIKVLMIEQSHLGGTCVNWGCVPSKTLIDKAELYFAARRGSDWGLNLQAGEPDAKILMQLKKQAVETVRKDHYHHELENNPNIDVKHGHGRFISRREIQVGAEIIPFEKALIAVGGTPRIIPLPGLDQSRYLTSYSALHLNDFPESILMIGGGVIALEMGQMFARFGTQVIILERNDRLLGEFDLRLTAQFAEILRREGIQIMTEVEIERVEARPEGVCLYSTVKGAPVGLCAERLMLAVGTSPATDGIGLDKAGITVDAAGFIETDSGMQTNTVNIWAAGDCTGPPLIAPAGAREALVAVENMLNPDARRTIDHTFSPMAVFVDPEFATVGLTTDQARLKGIDVEEAYIDLEQVPKAHVMGRLEGGVLLCCEKPSGRIIGCQILAPRAADIIHEVTLAVRFGLTVSDLTTTVHVYPSLSDGVRMAARELCQRLNLPIV, from the coding sequence ATGCCTGATACTTACGGCGTTGTTATTCTCGGTTCCGGTACCACCGCATTTGCCGCTGCCCGACAGGTTGCGGCAAATGGGATCAAGGTCCTGATGATCGAACAGAGCCATCTCGGCGGCACCTGTGTCAACTGGGGCTGCGTCCCGAGCAAAACCCTGATCGACAAGGCTGAGCTCTACTTTGCCGCCCGCCGTGGCAGCGACTGGGGGCTCAACCTGCAGGCCGGAGAGCCGGACGCAAAGATACTGATGCAGCTTAAAAAGCAGGCGGTCGAAACGGTCCGTAAGGACCACTATCACCATGAGCTCGAAAACAATCCGAATATCGACGTCAAGCACGGCCACGGCCGCTTCATCTCGCGCCGCGAGATCCAGGTCGGGGCCGAAATCATTCCCTTCGAAAAAGCACTGATCGCCGTCGGCGGCACGCCGCGCATCATCCCGCTCCCCGGCCTCGATCAGAGCCGCTACCTGACCAGCTACAGTGCCCTGCATCTCAACGATTTTCCCGAATCGATCCTGATGATCGGCGGCGGGGTCATCGCCCTCGAAATGGGACAGATGTTCGCCCGCTTCGGCACCCAGGTCATTATCCTTGAACGTAACGACCGGCTGCTCGGTGAATTTGATCTCCGCCTGACGGCGCAATTCGCCGAGATCCTGCGGCGTGAAGGGATCCAGATCATGACCGAGGTCGAGATCGAACGGGTCGAGGCCCGACCCGAGGGGGTCTGTCTCTACTCGACGGTCAAGGGCGCCCCGGTCGGGCTCTGTGCCGAACGGTTGATGCTGGCGGTCGGCACCTCCCCGGCAACCGACGGGATCGGTCTGGACAAGGCCGGGATCACGGTCGACGCCGCCGGCTTCATCGAAACCGACAGCGGCATGCAGACCAACACTGTAAATATCTGGGCCGCCGGCGACTGCACCGGCCCGCCGCTGATCGCTCCGGCCGGAGCACGTGAAGCCCTGGTCGCGGTCGAGAACATGCTCAATCCCGACGCCCGGCGAACCATCGACCATACGTTTTCACCGATGGCCGTTTTCGTCGACCCGGAATTCGCCACCGTCGGCCTGACCACCGACCAGGCGCGGCTGAAAGGGATCGATGTCGAAGAGGCCTATATCGATCTCGAGCAGGTGCCGAAGGCGCATGTCATGGGTCGGCTCGAAGGCGGGGTCCTGCTCTGCTGCGAGAAACCATCCGGCCGGATTATCGGCTGCCAGATCCTGGCGCCGCGGGCCGCCGACATCATCCACGAAGTCACCCTGGCCGTCCGCTTCGGCCTGACCGTCTCCGACCTGACGACGACCGTCCATGTCTATCCGTCACTCAGCGACGGTGTACGCATGGCGGCCCGCGAGTTGTGCCAGCGACTCAACCTGCCGATTGTTTAA
- a CDS encoding DNA polymerase II: MTGEVTMSDRKQDEKRSLEVAEAARETEWQQPSFVGELFMGRLSAELLHPFPEQSDEDRAAGDAIIAKLKKFLEEKVDADAIDRKKEIPKTVYNGLGKMGLFGIKLPEEYGGLGMSQVNYNRIIQMVSSHCASTAVMLSAHQSIGVPQPLKMFGTDEQKEKFLPRLARGEVSAFALTEPGVGSDPSAMTTTATLDESGEHYLINGEKLWISNGPVADLLIVMARTNDLSEERPEITAFVVEGNSEGLSTIHRCDFMGLKGLQNGLLSFENVKVPKENIVEGLGRGLSLALRTLNTGRLTLPAACGGAMKQALEIVLDWTAERKQWGAPIGHHEAVANRTATLAAEILAVEAITWLTSAMADDGKTDIRLEAALAKLFCTEAMWRGIDSALQTRGGRGYETADSLAGRGEKPMPMERLLRDARINLIIEGTSDIMRLFIAREALDPHLKVAGASATSDKVDFVGAAKFYAKWYPGLWIPRSVKVDMGLPRRLSRHLRYVERASRRLARDLFHMIGLHRQALQKKQEILGRLVDTGAELFAMMATLSYCTSKQAPDNAVELADLFCRQSRRRVNAMHRGIYCNDDSAAYRTARKVLDGEFAWLDDNIVSTWRKED; encoded by the coding sequence ATGACAGGAGAGGTGACTATGTCTGATCGCAAACAGGACGAAAAACGGTCGCTGGAAGTTGCCGAGGCGGCGCGCGAAACCGAATGGCAGCAACCGAGCTTTGTCGGCGAGCTGTTCATGGGTCGCTTATCCGCCGAATTACTGCACCCCTTTCCGGAGCAATCCGATGAGGATCGGGCCGCCGGGGACGCGATTATTGCCAAGCTGAAAAAGTTTCTTGAAGAGAAAGTCGATGCCGACGCCATCGATCGCAAGAAAGAGATCCCGAAAACGGTTTACAACGGTCTCGGGAAAATGGGGCTGTTCGGCATCAAGCTGCCGGAGGAATACGGCGGGCTCGGCATGTCGCAGGTCAATTACAACCGGATCATCCAGATGGTCTCGAGCCACTGCGCCTCGACCGCGGTCATGCTGTCGGCACATCAGAGTATCGGCGTACCGCAACCACTGAAGATGTTCGGCACCGACGAGCAGAAGGAGAAGTTCCTGCCGCGCCTCGCCAGGGGTGAGGTCTCGGCTTTTGCCCTGACCGAACCGGGGGTCGGCTCCGACCCTTCGGCGATGACCACTACGGCGACCCTCGACGAGTCGGGCGAACATTACCTCATCAACGGCGAAAAGCTCTGGATCAGCAACGGTCCGGTTGCCGACCTGCTGATCGTCATGGCCCGAACCAACGATCTGTCTGAAGAACGACCCGAGATTACCGCCTTTGTCGTCGAAGGGAACAGCGAGGGGCTTTCAACCATTCACCGCTGCGACTTCATGGGGCTCAAGGGTCTGCAGAACGGCCTGCTCAGCTTCGAAAACGTCAAGGTACCGAAAGAGAATATTGTCGAGGGACTCGGCCGCGGCCTTTCGCTCGCTCTGCGCACCCTCAATACCGGTCGCCTGACCCTGCCGGCCGCCTGCGGCGGTGCCATGAAACAGGCGCTCGAGATCGTCCTCGACTGGACCGCCGAACGCAAACAGTGGGGTGCCCCGATCGGCCATCACGAAGCGGTCGCCAATCGGACCGCCACCCTGGCGGCCGAAATCCTGGCGGTTGAAGCGATCACCTGGCTGACCTCGGCAATGGCTGATGACGGCAAGACCGATATCCGGCTCGAGGCGGCGCTGGCCAAGCTGTTCTGCACCGAGGCGATGTGGCGCGGCATCGACTCGGCGCTGCAGACCCGGGGTGGGCGCGGTTACGAAACCGCCGATTCCCTCGCCGGCCGCGGCGAGAAGCCGATGCCGATGGAGCGACTGTTGCGCGATGCCCGGATCAACCTGATTATCGAGGGGACCAGCGACATCATGCGCCTCTTTATTGCCCGCGAAGCCCTTGATCCGCACCTCAAGGTCGCCGGTGCTTCGGCGACCTCGGACAAGGTCGATTTTGTCGGTGCCGCCAAATTCTACGCCAAGTGGTACCCGGGGCTCTGGATCCCCCGCTCAGTCAAGGTTGATATGGGACTGCCGCGCCGCCTTTCACGGCACCTGCGCTACGTCGAGCGCGCCTCGCGCCGCCTCGCCCGCGACCTCTTCCACATGATCGGCCTGCATCGCCAGGCCCTGCAGAAAAAACAGGAGATTCTCGGCCGCCTCGTCGACACCGGGGCCGAGCTGTTCGCGATGATGGCAACCCTCTCCTACTGCACCAGCAAACAGGCTCCCGACAACGCCGTTGAACTGGCCGACCTCTTCTGCCGGCAATCGCGGCGCCGGGTCAACGCCATGCACCGGGGGATTTACTGCAACGACGATAGCGCCGCCTATCGCACGGCGCGCAAAGTTCTCGATGGCGAATTCGCCTGGCTTGATGATAATATTGTCTCAACCTGGCGCAAGGAGGACTGA